A window of Littorina saxatilis isolate snail1 linkage group LG7, US_GU_Lsax_2.0, whole genome shotgun sequence contains these coding sequences:
- the LOC138971188 gene encoding uncharacterized protein — protein MIMALPPPDYEDAILYPLSAGISSEALDDVIVSDVDESVSLVRKDSLPSCNAACISVNTIQDRNSSSSASSRVDTLAEDNLSPSLPSTQEHPTSKLGRIGGHDHTSDSRVHDVTIHVTQSDDAKNAGNNVSVVANSSSHRSVGESACDPGEGFQRGTGQCFVKNSYQSCIVTDLDAAAAQAMSAQNGGSGSVQKQSQGGGGMGGGGGDASVSSGPGRTTSSHTISDHLTRRTSEDSQRPLPAIRGCSKDLHLPGLRSQRSCSDAGVHSVSRTRAVAAAESVKLSPHGHHLHQPGKRSHHNKQQCHRSHSCIPGQIDMGSSSSVHNGHVHNHRRAHSHSSLARLGVGKGHGHKDQESLFGLSRSRRASEEEEEVTYVWKDGRVQVHHMRSGMTTPDLSVSGQHVQYMWRNGNVQRVVRGSNNELLAAEVVPPRRERKGINYCIAFALMFSVVFAIAILVFVLKVVH, from the exons CGTTACCTCCACCCGACTACGAGGACGCCATTCTCTACCCGCTGAGCGCTGGTATATCCAGTGAAGCATTGGATGACGTCATAGTGAGTGACGTAGACGAAAGCGTGTCGCTCGTACGGAAAGATTCTCTTCCTTCTTGCAACGCCGCTTGTATTTCTGTGAATACCATTCAGGACAGAAACTCCTCTTCTTCTGCGAGCAGCAGAGTGGATACATTAGCAGAAGACAATCTTTCTCCTTCGCTCCCTTCTACGCAAGAACATCCAACGAGTAAGCTTGGGCGAATTGGAGGTCACGACCATACCAGTGATTCGCGGGTGCATGACGTCACGATACACGTGACGCAATCAGATGACGCCAAGAACGCGGGGAATAACGTCAGCGTGGTAGCTAACTCGTCGTCACATCGTTCCGTTGGTGAGAGTGCTTGTGATCCCGGTGAAGGGTTTCAGCGCGGAACAGGCCAGTGTTTCGTGAAGAACTCCTACCAGAGTTGCATCGTCACAGATCTTGATGCAGCCGCTGCTCAAGCCATGAGCGCTCAGAACGGAGGCTCAGGCAGTGTTCAGAAACAGAGccagggagggggagggatgggaggagggggaggagacgCCTCAGTCTCTTCGGGGCCTGGACGCACCACCAGCTCCCACACAATATCGGACCACCTCACGAGAAGAACGTCAGAGGACTCGCAGCGACCCCTACCGGCGATCCGCGGCTGTTCCAAAGACCTTCACCTTCCGGGACTTCGTTCTCAGCGCAGTTGTAGCGACGCTGGTGTGCATTCGGTGTCAAGGACTCGTGCCGTGGCCGCAGCGGAGTCTGTGAAGTTATCTCCTCACGGTCATCACCTCCATCAACCGGGCAAACGGAGTCACCACAACAAACAACAGTGTCATCGGAGTCACAGTTGCATTCCTGGACAAATCGACATGGGCAGCAGTAGCAGTGTTCATAA TGGTCACGTGCACAACCACAGAAGGGCGCACTCCCACTCCTCCTTGGCAAGGTTAGGGGTCGGCAAAGGTCATGGTCATAAGGATCAAGAGTCGCTCTTCGGCCTCTCCCGTTCCCGGCGTGCGtcggaagaggaagaggaagtgaCGTACGTGTGGAAAGATGGGCGCGTGCAGGTGCATCACATGCGCAGTGGGATGACGACCCCTGACCTCTCAGTGTCGGGTCAGCACGTGCAGTACATGTGGCGCAACGGAAACGTACAGCGAGTGGTGCGGGGGTCAAACAAC GAGTTGCTGGCAGCAGAGGTTGTCCCCCCTCGCCGGGAGAGGAAGGGAATCAACTACTGCATCGCCTTCGCCCTCATGTTCTCCGTTGTCTTCGCCATCGCTATTCTCGTCTTCGTCCTCAAAGTCGTCCACTGA